Proteins encoded in a region of the Rutidosis leptorrhynchoides isolate AG116_Rl617_1_P2 chromosome 9, CSIRO_AGI_Rlap_v1, whole genome shotgun sequence genome:
- the LOC139866335 gene encoding LOW QUALITY PROTEIN: probable xyloglucan 6-xylosyltransferase 3 (The sequence of the model RefSeq protein was modified relative to this genomic sequence to represent the inferred CDS: inserted 2 bases in 1 codon) yields the protein MGQEGAQKRXGTSTLPTSTAANGGVRSSRSLLRGGSGNRQIHKTLNNIKITILCGLVTILVLRGTIGFGSLSYENDLETQAMIEETNRIIAEIRSDSDPDDPEDGQSQTTINLNDTYSIGAKISNWDEERNLWLSRNQDFPNIVNGKARILLVTGSPPNPCDNAIGDHYLLKSIKNKIDYCRIHGIEIVYNMAHLDKELAGYWAKLPLIRRLMLSHPEVEWIWWMDSDALFTDMVFELPLSKYKNHNMVIHGYPDLLFNEKSWIALNTGSFLFRNCQWSLDLLDVWAPMGPKGPVREEAGKILTANLKGRPAFEADDQSALIYLLITKSEWMEKVFVENQYFLHGYWVGLVDRYEEMMEKYHPGLGDERWPFVTHFVGCKPCGSYGDYPVQRCLSSMERAFNFADNQVLKLYGFRHRGLLSPKIKRIRNETVNPLQFVDQFDIRHSAK from the exons ATGGGTCAAGAAGGAGCTCAAAAAAG TGGTACTTCAACACTACCTACTTCCACCGCCGCCAATGGTGGTGTCCGGAGCAGCCGGTCACTCCTGCGCGGCGGCAGCGGCAACCGTCAGATCCATAAAACACTCAACAATATCAAGATCACAATTCTATGTGGGTTAGTTACTATTCTTGTCCTACGTGGCACTATTGGTTTTGGTTCACTTTCTTATGAAAATGATTTAGAAACCCAAGCTATGATTGAAGAAACGAATCGGATCATAGCTGAGATCCGATCCGATTCGGATCCGGATGATCCTGAAGATGGTCAAAGTCAAACCACAATTAATCTTAATGATACTTACTCAATTGGTGCAAAGATCTCAAATTGGGATGAAGAAAGAAATTTGTGGCTTAGTAGAAATCAAGATTTCCCAAATATTGTTAATGGTAAAGCTAGAATCTTGCTTGTTACTGGGTCACCACCAAACCCTTGTGATAATGCTATTGGTGATCATTATTTATTGAAGTCAATTAAGAATAAAATTGATTATTGTAGAATTCATGGTATTGAAATTGTGTATAATATGGCTCATTTAGATAAAGAATTAGCAGGTTATTGGGCGAAATTGCCTTTAATTCGCAGGTTAATGTTATCGCATCCTGAAGTCGAATGGATTTGGTGGATGGATAGTGATGCATTGTTTACTGATATGGTATTCGAGTTGCCATTATCGAAATACAAGAATCATAATATGGTTATTCATGGGTACCCTGATTTGTTATTCAATGAAAAATCTTGGATTGCTTTAAATACCGGTAGTTTTTTGTTTCGAAATTGTCAATGGTCGTTGGATTTGCTCGATGTTTGGGCGCCAATGGGGCCAAAAGGGCCGGTTCGTGAAGAAGCAGGGAAGATTTTGACGGCTAATTTAAAAGGGCGGCCTGCATTCGAAGCGGATGATCAATCGGCTTTGATATATTTGTTAATTACGAAAAGCGAGTGGATGGAAAAGGTTTTTGTTGAAAATCAGTATTTTCTACACGGGTATTGGGTTGGGTTGGTTGATAGATATGAAGAAATGATGGAGAAATATCATCCGGGTTTGGGCGATGAAAGATGGCCTTTTGTGACCCATTTTGTTGGTTGTAAGCCTTGTGGAAGTTATGGTGATTACCCTGTTCAAAGGTGTTTGAGTAGCATGGAACGAGCGTTTAATTTTGCGGATAATCAAGTTTTGAAGTTGTATGGGTTTAGACATAGGGGACTTTTAAGCCCTAAGATTAAGAGGATTAGAAATGAGACTGTGAATCCATTGCAGTTTGTAGATCAGTTTGATATTCGGCATTCGGCTAAGTGA